In a genomic window of Vulpes lagopus strain Blue_001 chromosome 13, ASM1834538v1, whole genome shotgun sequence:
- the WASL gene encoding neural Wiskott-Aldrich syndrome protein — protein MSSGQQQPPPPRRVTNVGSLLLTPQENESLFTFLGKKCVTMSSAVVQLYAADRNCMWSKKCSGVACLVKDNPQRSYFLRIFDIKDGKLLWEQELYNNFVYNSPRGYFHTFAGDTCQVALNFANEEEAKKFRKAVTDLLGRRQRKSEKRRDPPNGPNLPMATVDIKNPEITTNRFYGPQVNNISHTKEKKKGKAKKKRLTKADIGTPSNFQHIGHVGWDPNTGFDLNNLDPELKNLFDLCGISEAQLKDRETSKVIYDFIEKTGGVEAVKNELRRQAPPPPPPSRGGPPPPPPPPHSSGPPPPPARGRGAPPPPPSRAPTAAPPPPPPSRPGVGVPPPPPNRMYPPPPPALPSSAPSGPPPPPPPLSLAGSAAPPPPPPPPPPPGPPPPPGLPSDGDHQVPTPAGSKAALLDQIREGAQLKKVEQNSRPVSCSGRDALLDQIRQGIQLKSVSDGQESTPPTPAPTSGIVGALMEVMQKRSKAIHSSDEDEDEDDEEDFEDDDEWED, from the exons actaTGTCTTCAGCAGTGGTACAGTTATATGCAGCAGATCGTAACTGTATGTGGTCAAAGAAGTGTAGCGGTGTTGCTTGTCTTGTTAAGGACAATCCACagagatcttattttttaagaatatttgataTTAAG GATGGGAAACTATTGTGGGAACAAGAGTTATACAATAACTTTGTATATAATAGTCCTAGAGGATATTTTCATACCTTTGCTGGAGAT actTGTCAAGTTGCTCTTAATTTTGCCAATgaagaagaagcaaaaaaattCCGAAAAGCAGTTACAGACTTGTTGGGCCGGCGACAAAGGAAATctg aGAAGAGGCGAGACCCCCCAAATG GTCCTAATCTACCCATGGCAACAGTTGACATCAAAAATCCAGAAATCACAACCAATAGATTTTATGGTCCACAAGTCAATAACATCTCCCataccaaagaaaagaaaaaaggaaaagctaaaaaGAAGAGATTAACCAAGGCAGATATTGGAACACCAAGCAATTTCCA ACATATTGGACATGTTGGTTGGGATCCGAATACTGGCTTTGAT CTGAATAATTTGGATCCAGAATTGAAGAATCTTTTTGATTTGTGTGGAATCTCAGAGGCACAACTTAAAGACCGAGAAACATCAAAAGTTATATATGACTTCATTGAAAAAACAGGAGGTGTAGAAGCTGTTAAGAATGAACTACGAAGGcaag caccacctcctccaccacccTCTAGGGGAGGGCCGCCACCTCCTCCCCCGCCTCCACATAGTTccggccctcctccccctcctgcccggGGGAGAGGcgctcctccaccaccaccttctAGAGCTCCCACAGctgcaccaccaccaccgcctCCGTCCAGGCCAGGTGTAGGAGTCCCTCCGCCGCCACCAAATAGGATGTACCCTCCTCCGCCTCCAGCCCTTCCCTCCTCAGCACCATCAGGGCCTCCACCACCGCCTCCACCCCTGTCATTGGCGGGGTCAGCGGCaccaccccctccaccaccacctccacctcccccgGGGCCACCACCTCCCCCTGGCCTCCCTTCTGATGGTGACCATCAAGTTCCAACTCCTGCAGGAAGCAAAGCAGCTCTCTTAGATCAAATTAGAGAGGGTGCTCAGCTAAAAAAAGTGGAACAAAACAGTCGACCGGTATCCTGCTCTGGAAGGGATGCACTTTTAGACCAGATACGACAGGGTATTCAGCTGAAATCT gtatCTGATGGCCAAGAATCTACACCACCAACACCTGCACCCACTTCAGGAATTGTGGGTGCATTAATGGAAGTAATGCAGAAAAGGAGCAAAGCCATTCATTCTTCAG ATGAAGATGAGGATGAAGATGATGAAGAAGATTTTGAGGATGATGATGAATGGGAAGACtga